A region of Diceros bicornis minor isolate mBicDic1 chromosome 31, mDicBic1.mat.cur, whole genome shotgun sequence DNA encodes the following proteins:
- the PLCB3 gene encoding 1-phosphatidylinositol 4,5-bisphosphate phosphodiesterase beta-3 isoform X1, with the protein MAGARPGVHALQLEPPTVVETLRRGSKFIKWDEEASSRNLVTLRVDANGFFLYWTGPNMEVDTLDISSIRDTRTGRYARLPKDPKIREVLGFGGPDARLEEKLMTVVAGPDPVNTTFLNFMAVQDDTAKVWSEELFKLAMNILAQNASRNTFLRKAYTKLKLQVNQDGRIPVKNILKMFSADKKRVETALESCGLNFNRSESIRPDEFSLEIFERFLNKLCLRPDIDKILLEIGAKGKPYLTLEQLMDFINQKQRDPRLNEVLYPPLRPAQARQLIEKYEPNQQFLERDQMSMEGFSRYLGGEENGILPLEALDLTADMTQPLSAYFINSSHNTYLTAGQLAGTSSVEMYRQALLWGCRCVELDVWKGRPPEEEPFITHGFTMTTEVPLRDVLEAIAETAFKTSPYPVILSFENHVDSAKQQAKMAEYCRSIFGDALLIDPLDKYPLAPGVPLPSPQDLMGRILVKNKKRHQPGTGGPGSSVRKRPLEQSNSALSESSAATEPSSPQLGSPSSDSCPGLSNGEEVGLEKPRLEPQKSLGEEGPQRGPDAVGPTDREDEEEDEEEEEQTDLKKPTTDEGTASSEVNATEEMSTLVNYIEPVKFKSFEAARKRNKCFEMSSFVETKAMEQLTKSPMEFVEYNKQQLSRIYPKGTRVDSSNYMPQLFWNVGCQLVALNFQTLDVAMQLNAGVFEYNGRSGYLLKPEFMRRPDKSFDPFTEVIVDGIVANALRVKVISGQFLSDRKVGIYVEVDMFGLPVDTRRKYRTRTSQGNSFNPVWDEEPFDFPKVVLPTLASLRIAAFEEGGKFVGHRILPVSAIRSGYHYICLRNEANQPLCLPALLIYTEASDYIPDDHQDYAEALINPIKHVSLMDQRAKQLAALIGESEAQAGPETCQETQSQQLGSQLTPNPTPGPVDASPRRPPGPVTSPTSPSLGSPGQRDDLVASILSEVTPAPLDELRGHKALVKLRSRQERDLRELQKKHQRKAMALTRRLPDGLAQARAEGRCRPQPGVLGGENEKEEEEVKRHQEFQKRQVQSLLELREAQADTEAERRLEHLRQAQQRLREVVLDAHTTQLKRLKEINEREKKELQKILDRKRHNSISEAKTREKHKKEAELTEINRRHITESVNSIRRLEEAQKQRQERLVAGQQQVLQQLVEEEPKMRKLRPRAEVTGARPQLSQDILTRRQGGPGPSMAHQTVRPAWRTCSVPPLRSGTTWSGRDPTARVRRGSAAGSGWHFFKASPSFLVLPKLPASLLQRKAASYLGLSPAN; encoded by the exons GTGGTGGAGACCCTGCGGCGCGGGAGTAAGTTCATCAAATGGGACGAG GAGGCCTCCAGTCGGAACCTGGTGACCCTGCGCGTGGACGCAAATGGCTTCTTCCTGTACTGGACAGGACCCAACATG GAGGTGGACACACTGGACATCAGTTCCATCAGGGACACACGGACGGGCCGTTACGCCCGCCTCCCCAAG GACCCCAAGATCCGGGAGGTGCTGGGCTTTGGGGGCCCTGATGCCCGGCTGGAGGAGAAGTTGATGACGGTGGTGGCTGGGCCGGATCCGGTGAATACAACGTTCTTGAACTTCATGGCCGTGCAGGATGACACAGCCAAG GTCTGGTCCGAGGAGCTGTTCAAGCTGGCTATGAACATCCTGGCTCAGAACGCCTCCAGGAACACCTTCTTGCGCAAAGC aTACACGAAGCTGAAGCTGCAGGTGAACCAGGATGGACGGATCCCCGTCAAGAA CATCCTGAAGATGTTCTCAGCAGACAAGAAGCGGGTGGAGACTGCGCTGGAATCCTGTGGCCTCAATTTCAACCGg AGCGAGTCCATCCGGCCCGATGAGTTTTCCTTGGAAATCTTCGAGCGATTCCTGAACAAGCTGTGTCTGCGGCCGGACATTGACAAGATCCTGCTGGAGAT AGGCGCCAAGGGCAAGCCGTACCTGACGCTGGAGCAGCTCATGGACTTCATCAACCAGAAGCAGCGGGACCCGAGGCTCAATGAAGTGCTGTACCCGCCCCTGCGGCCCGCCCAGGCCCGGCAGCTCATTGAGAAGTATGAACCCAACCAGCAGTTCCTGGAGCGAG ACCAGATGTCCATGGAGGGCTTCAGCCGCTACCTGGGAGGTGAGGAAAACGGCATCCTGCCCCTGGAGGCCCTGGATCTGACCGCAGACATGACCCAGCCGCTGAGTGCTTACTTCATCAACTCCTCGCATAACACCTATCTCACGG CGGGGCAGCTGGCCGGGACCTCGTCGGTGGAGATGTACCGGCAGGCGCTGCTGTGGGGCTGCCGCTGCGTGGAGCTGGACGTGTGGAAGGGGCGGCCGCCCGAGGAGGAGCCGTTCATCACGCACGGCTTCACCATGACCACCGAGGTGCCGCTGCGGGACGTGCTCGAGGCCATTGCCGAGACCGCCTTCAAGACCTCGCCCTACCCCGTCATCCTCTCCTTCGAGAACCACGTGGACTC GGCAAAACAGCAGGCCAAGATGGCCGAGTACTGCCGCTCCATCTTTGGCGATGCTCTGCTCATCGACCCACTGGACAAGTATCCG CTGGCCCCAGGCgtgcccctgcccagcccccaggACCTGATGGGCCGCATCCTGGTGAAGAACAAGAAGAGGCACCAGCCCGGCACTGGCGGCCCCGGCAGCTCCGTGCGCAAGCGGCCGCTGGAGCAGAGCAACTCGGCCCTGAGCGAGAGCTCGGCCGCCACCGAGCCCTCCTCACCCCAGCTCG GGTCCCCCAGCTCTGACAGCTGCCCAGGCCTGAGCAATGGGGAGGAGGTGGGCCTCGAGAAGCCCAGACTAGAGCCTCAGAAGTCTCTGGGTGAGGAGGGGCCACAGCGGGGCCCCGATGCTGTTGGACCTACCGACCGTGAGGatgaggaggaagatgaggaagaggaggaacagACGGACCTCAAAAAGCCAACTACGGATGAG GGCACCGCCAGCAGCGAGGTCAACGCCACGGAGGAAATGTCCACCCTCGTCAACTACATCGAGCCTGTCAAGTTCAAGTCCTTCGAGGCTGCTCGGA AGAGGAACAAGTGCTTCGAGATGTCATCCTTCGTGGAGACCAAGGCCATGGAGCAACTGACCAAGAGCCCCATGGAGTTTGTGGA ATACAACAAGCAGCAGCTGAGCCGCATCTACCCCAAGGGCACGCGCGTGGACTCGTCTAACTACATGCCCCAGCTCTTCTGGAACGTGGGCTGCCAGCTCGTGGCACTCAACTTCCAGACCCTGG ATGTGGCGATGCAGCTCAACGCGGGCGTGTTCGAGTACAACGGGCGCAGCGGCTACCTGCTGAAGCCCGAGTTCATGCGGCGGCCCGACAAGTCCTTCGACCCCTTCACCGAGGTCATCGTGGATGGCATTGTGGCCAATGCCTTGCGGGTCAAG GTGATCTCGGGGCAGTTCCTGTCCGACAGGAAGGTGGGCATCTACGTGGAGGTGGACATGTTCGGGCTCCCGGTGGACACGCGGCGCAAGTACCGCACGCGGACCTCTCAGGGGAACTCGTTTAACCCCGTGTGGGACGAGGAGCCCTTCGACTTCCCCAAG GTGGTACTGCCCACACTGGCTTCGCTGCGCATCGCGGCTTTTGAGGAGGGCGGCAAGTTCGTGGGGCACCGGATCCTGCCGGTCTCTGCCATCCGCTCAG GATACCACTACATCTGCCTGCGGAACGAGGCCAACCAGCCGCTGTGCCTGCCGGCCCTGCTCATCTACACCGAGGCCTCCGACTACATCCCCGACGACCACCAGG ACTACGCAGAGGCCTTGATCAACCCCATCAAGCACGTCAGTCTGATGGACCAGAGGGCCAAGCAGCTGGCCGCCCTCATTGGGGAGAGTGAG GCTCAGGCTGGCCCGGAGACATGCCAGGAGACCCAGTCTCAGCAGCTGGGGTCCCAGCTGACCCCAAACCCCACACCTGGCCCAGTGGACGCCTCCCCCCGCCGGCCCCCAGGCCCTGTCACCTCTCCCACTAGTCCCTCCCTCGGCAGCCCAG GCCAGCGAGATGATCTGGTCGCCAGCATCCTCTCAG AGGTGACCCCCGCCCCGCTGGACGAGCTCCGGGGCCACAAGGCCCTGGTGAAGCTCCGGAGCCGGCAGGAGCGAGACCTGCGGGAGCTGCAGAAGAAGCATCAGCGGAAGGCCATGGCCCTCACTCGCCGGCTGCCTGATGGCCTGGCCCAGGCCCGGGCTGAGGGCAGGTGCCGGCCGCAGCCGGGTGTCCT AGGCGGGGAGaatgagaaggaggaagaggaggtaaAGCGGCATCAAGAGTTCCAGAAGAGACAGGTGCAGAGTCTCCTGGAGCTGAGGGAGGCCCAGGCAGACACGGAGGCCGAGCGGAGGCTGGAGCACCTGAGACAG GCTCAGCAGCGGCTCAGGGAGGTGGTCCTGGATGCACACACGACTCAGTTAAAGAGACTGAAGGAGATAAACGAGAG GGAGAAGAAGGAACTGCAGAAGATCCTGGACAGGAAGCGCCACAACAGTATCTCAGAGGCCAAGACGAGGGAGAAACACAAGAAGGAGGC GGAACTGACAGAGATTAACCGTCGGCACATCACTGAGTCGGTCAACTCCATCCGTCGG CTAGAGGAAGCCCAGAAGCAGCGGCAGGAGCGCCTTGTGGCTGGGCAGCAGCAGGTCCTGCAGCAGCTGGTGGAGGAGGAGCCCAAG atgaggaaactgaggcccagagcagaaGTCACGGGTGCCAGGCCACAGCTAAGTCAAGACATCCTGACCCGGAGGCAGGGTGGGCCCGGACCCTCCATGGCCCACCAGACTGTGCGGCCAGCCTGGAGGACCTGCTCCGTGCCTCCACTCCGGTCTGGGACAACGTGGAGTGGCAGAGACCCCACAGCCAGGGTGCGGCGGGGTTCTGCAGCGGGGTCAGGCTGGCACTTCTTCAAGGCCTCTCCCAGCTTCCTGGTGCTTCCCAAgctgcctgcctccctcctccagagGAAGGCAGCCTCTTATCTGGGCTTATCTCCTGCCAATTGA
- the PLCB3 gene encoding 1-phosphatidylinositol 4,5-bisphosphate phosphodiesterase beta-3 isoform X2, with amino-acid sequence MAGARPGVHALQLEPPTVVETLRRGSKFIKWDEEASSRNLVTLRVDANGFFLYWTGPNMEVDTLDISSIRDTRTGRYARLPKDPKIREVLGFGGPDARLEEKLMTVVAGPDPVNTTFLNFMAVQDDTAKVWSEELFKLAMNILAQNASRNTFLRKAYTKLKLQVNQDGRIPVKNILKMFSADKKRVETALESCGLNFNRSESIRPDEFSLEIFERFLNKLCLRPDIDKILLEIGAKGKPYLTLEQLMDFINQKQRDPRLNEVLYPPLRPAQARQLIEKYEPNQQFLERDQMSMEGFSRYLGGEENGILPLEALDLTADMTQPLSAYFINSSHNTYLTAGQLAGTSSVEMYRQALLWGCRCVELDVWKGRPPEEEPFITHGFTMTTEVPLRDVLEAIAETAFKTSPYPVILSFENHVDSAKQQAKMAEYCRSIFGDALLIDPLDKYPLAPGVPLPSPQDLMGRILVKNKKRHQPGTGGPGSSVRKRPLEQSNSALSESSAATEPSSPQLGSPSSDSCPGLSNGEEVGLEKPRLEPQKSLGEEGPQRGPDAVGPTDREDEEEDEEEEEQTDLKKPTTDEGTASSEVNATEEMSTLVNYIEPVKFKSFEAARKRNKCFEMSSFVETKAMEQLTKSPMEFVEYNKQQLSRIYPKGTRVDSSNYMPQLFWNVGCQLVALNFQTLDVAMQLNAGVFEYNGRSGYLLKPEFMRRPDKSFDPFTEVIVDGIVANALRVKVISGQFLSDRKVGIYVEVDMFGLPVDTRRKYRTRTSQGNSFNPVWDEEPFDFPKVVLPTLASLRIAAFEEGGKFVGHRILPVSAIRSGYHYICLRNEANQPLCLPALLIYTEASDYIPDDHQDYAEALINPIKHVSLMDQRAKQLAALIGESEAQAGPETCQETQSQQLGSQLTPNPTPGPVDASPRRPPGPVTSPTSPSLGSPGQRDDLVASILSEVTPAPLDELRGHKALVKLRSRQERDLRELQKKHQRKAMALTRRLPDGLAQARAEGRCRPQPGVLGGENEKEEEEVKRHQEFQKRQVQSLLELREAQADTEAERRLEHLRQAQQRLREVVLDAHTTQLKRLKEINEREKKELQKILDRKRHNSISEAKTREKHKKEAELTEINRRHITESVNSIRRLEEAQKQRQERLVAGQQQVLQQLVEEEPKLLAQLAQECQEQRARLPQEIRRSLLGETPEGLGDGRLVACASNGHAPGSSGHLSGADSESQEENTKL; translated from the exons GTGGTGGAGACCCTGCGGCGCGGGAGTAAGTTCATCAAATGGGACGAG GAGGCCTCCAGTCGGAACCTGGTGACCCTGCGCGTGGACGCAAATGGCTTCTTCCTGTACTGGACAGGACCCAACATG GAGGTGGACACACTGGACATCAGTTCCATCAGGGACACACGGACGGGCCGTTACGCCCGCCTCCCCAAG GACCCCAAGATCCGGGAGGTGCTGGGCTTTGGGGGCCCTGATGCCCGGCTGGAGGAGAAGTTGATGACGGTGGTGGCTGGGCCGGATCCGGTGAATACAACGTTCTTGAACTTCATGGCCGTGCAGGATGACACAGCCAAG GTCTGGTCCGAGGAGCTGTTCAAGCTGGCTATGAACATCCTGGCTCAGAACGCCTCCAGGAACACCTTCTTGCGCAAAGC aTACACGAAGCTGAAGCTGCAGGTGAACCAGGATGGACGGATCCCCGTCAAGAA CATCCTGAAGATGTTCTCAGCAGACAAGAAGCGGGTGGAGACTGCGCTGGAATCCTGTGGCCTCAATTTCAACCGg AGCGAGTCCATCCGGCCCGATGAGTTTTCCTTGGAAATCTTCGAGCGATTCCTGAACAAGCTGTGTCTGCGGCCGGACATTGACAAGATCCTGCTGGAGAT AGGCGCCAAGGGCAAGCCGTACCTGACGCTGGAGCAGCTCATGGACTTCATCAACCAGAAGCAGCGGGACCCGAGGCTCAATGAAGTGCTGTACCCGCCCCTGCGGCCCGCCCAGGCCCGGCAGCTCATTGAGAAGTATGAACCCAACCAGCAGTTCCTGGAGCGAG ACCAGATGTCCATGGAGGGCTTCAGCCGCTACCTGGGAGGTGAGGAAAACGGCATCCTGCCCCTGGAGGCCCTGGATCTGACCGCAGACATGACCCAGCCGCTGAGTGCTTACTTCATCAACTCCTCGCATAACACCTATCTCACGG CGGGGCAGCTGGCCGGGACCTCGTCGGTGGAGATGTACCGGCAGGCGCTGCTGTGGGGCTGCCGCTGCGTGGAGCTGGACGTGTGGAAGGGGCGGCCGCCCGAGGAGGAGCCGTTCATCACGCACGGCTTCACCATGACCACCGAGGTGCCGCTGCGGGACGTGCTCGAGGCCATTGCCGAGACCGCCTTCAAGACCTCGCCCTACCCCGTCATCCTCTCCTTCGAGAACCACGTGGACTC GGCAAAACAGCAGGCCAAGATGGCCGAGTACTGCCGCTCCATCTTTGGCGATGCTCTGCTCATCGACCCACTGGACAAGTATCCG CTGGCCCCAGGCgtgcccctgcccagcccccaggACCTGATGGGCCGCATCCTGGTGAAGAACAAGAAGAGGCACCAGCCCGGCACTGGCGGCCCCGGCAGCTCCGTGCGCAAGCGGCCGCTGGAGCAGAGCAACTCGGCCCTGAGCGAGAGCTCGGCCGCCACCGAGCCCTCCTCACCCCAGCTCG GGTCCCCCAGCTCTGACAGCTGCCCAGGCCTGAGCAATGGGGAGGAGGTGGGCCTCGAGAAGCCCAGACTAGAGCCTCAGAAGTCTCTGGGTGAGGAGGGGCCACAGCGGGGCCCCGATGCTGTTGGACCTACCGACCGTGAGGatgaggaggaagatgaggaagaggaggaacagACGGACCTCAAAAAGCCAACTACGGATGAG GGCACCGCCAGCAGCGAGGTCAACGCCACGGAGGAAATGTCCACCCTCGTCAACTACATCGAGCCTGTCAAGTTCAAGTCCTTCGAGGCTGCTCGGA AGAGGAACAAGTGCTTCGAGATGTCATCCTTCGTGGAGACCAAGGCCATGGAGCAACTGACCAAGAGCCCCATGGAGTTTGTGGA ATACAACAAGCAGCAGCTGAGCCGCATCTACCCCAAGGGCACGCGCGTGGACTCGTCTAACTACATGCCCCAGCTCTTCTGGAACGTGGGCTGCCAGCTCGTGGCACTCAACTTCCAGACCCTGG ATGTGGCGATGCAGCTCAACGCGGGCGTGTTCGAGTACAACGGGCGCAGCGGCTACCTGCTGAAGCCCGAGTTCATGCGGCGGCCCGACAAGTCCTTCGACCCCTTCACCGAGGTCATCGTGGATGGCATTGTGGCCAATGCCTTGCGGGTCAAG GTGATCTCGGGGCAGTTCCTGTCCGACAGGAAGGTGGGCATCTACGTGGAGGTGGACATGTTCGGGCTCCCGGTGGACACGCGGCGCAAGTACCGCACGCGGACCTCTCAGGGGAACTCGTTTAACCCCGTGTGGGACGAGGAGCCCTTCGACTTCCCCAAG GTGGTACTGCCCACACTGGCTTCGCTGCGCATCGCGGCTTTTGAGGAGGGCGGCAAGTTCGTGGGGCACCGGATCCTGCCGGTCTCTGCCATCCGCTCAG GATACCACTACATCTGCCTGCGGAACGAGGCCAACCAGCCGCTGTGCCTGCCGGCCCTGCTCATCTACACCGAGGCCTCCGACTACATCCCCGACGACCACCAGG ACTACGCAGAGGCCTTGATCAACCCCATCAAGCACGTCAGTCTGATGGACCAGAGGGCCAAGCAGCTGGCCGCCCTCATTGGGGAGAGTGAG GCTCAGGCTGGCCCGGAGACATGCCAGGAGACCCAGTCTCAGCAGCTGGGGTCCCAGCTGACCCCAAACCCCACACCTGGCCCAGTGGACGCCTCCCCCCGCCGGCCCCCAGGCCCTGTCACCTCTCCCACTAGTCCCTCCCTCGGCAGCCCAG GCCAGCGAGATGATCTGGTCGCCAGCATCCTCTCAG AGGTGACCCCCGCCCCGCTGGACGAGCTCCGGGGCCACAAGGCCCTGGTGAAGCTCCGGAGCCGGCAGGAGCGAGACCTGCGGGAGCTGCAGAAGAAGCATCAGCGGAAGGCCATGGCCCTCACTCGCCGGCTGCCTGATGGCCTGGCCCAGGCCCGGGCTGAGGGCAGGTGCCGGCCGCAGCCGGGTGTCCT AGGCGGGGAGaatgagaaggaggaagaggaggtaaAGCGGCATCAAGAGTTCCAGAAGAGACAGGTGCAGAGTCTCCTGGAGCTGAGGGAGGCCCAGGCAGACACGGAGGCCGAGCGGAGGCTGGAGCACCTGAGACAG GCTCAGCAGCGGCTCAGGGAGGTGGTCCTGGATGCACACACGACTCAGTTAAAGAGACTGAAGGAGATAAACGAGAG GGAGAAGAAGGAACTGCAGAAGATCCTGGACAGGAAGCGCCACAACAGTATCTCAGAGGCCAAGACGAGGGAGAAACACAAGAAGGAGGC GGAACTGACAGAGATTAACCGTCGGCACATCACTGAGTCGGTCAACTCCATCCGTCGG CTAGAGGAAGCCCAGAAGCAGCGGCAGGAGCGCCTTGTGGCTGGGCAGCAGCAGGTCCTGCAGCAGCTGGTGGAGGAGGAGCCCAAG CTGCTGGCCCAGCTGGCCCAGGAGTGTCAGGAGCAGCGGGCAAGGCTGCCCCAGGAGATCCGCCGGAGCCTGCTGGGCGAGACACCGGAGGGGCTGGGGGACGGGCGTCTGGTGGCCTGTGCCAGCAACGGTCACGCGCCCGGGAGCAGCGGGCACCTGTCCGGTGCTGACTCGGAGAGCCAAGAGGAGAATACGAAGCTCTGA